In a genomic window of Punica granatum isolate Tunisia-2019 chromosome 6, ASM765513v2, whole genome shotgun sequence:
- the LOC116210030 gene encoding uncharacterized protein LOC116210030 has protein sequence MATGKTYFARPNYRFLSGDPTAVGPADSAFELDESDLYFSASARSDSTEFRRPARPGRKTSSKHGDLIDRPRAAAPSSLPVNIPDWSKILREEFRDSVRRRGDSLDNVFDDGEDGDEDEEAGDIGFGNRLPPHEFLARQMARTRIGSFSVHEGVGRTLKGRDLSRVRNAVWARTGFED, from the coding sequence ATGGCTACCGGAAAGACCTACTTCGCCCGGCCTAACTACCGATTCCTCTCGGGCGACCCCACCGCCGTCGGTCCCGCAGACTCCGCCTTCGAACTCGACGAGTCCGACCTCTACTTCTCGGCCTCCGCGAGGTCCGACTCTACCGAGTTCCGCAGGCCGGCTCGCCCGGGTAGGAAGACGTCCAGCAAGCACGGCGATCTGATCGACCGCCCCCGGGCAGCGGCGCCGTCCTCGCTGCCTGTCAACATCCCGGACTGGTCGAAGATCCTGAGGGAAGAGTTCAGGGACAGCGTCCGCCGTAGGGGAGACAGCCTGGACAACGTCTTCGACGATGGCGAGGACGGCGACGAGGACGAGGAGGCCGGTGACATTGGCTTCGGGAACAGGCTGCCGCCGCACGAGTTCCTGGCGAGGCAGATGGCGAGGACGAGGATTGGGTCGTTTTCCGTACACGAGGGGGTAGGCCGGACCTTGAAGGGAAGGGATCTGAGCCGCGTCAGAAATGCGGTTTGGGCCCGAACCGGGTTCGAGGACTAA
- the LOC116212390 gene encoding aquaporin PIP2-7-like has protein sequence MAKDVEVAEPGEFSAKDYHDPPPAPLIDAEELTQWSFYRALIAEFIATLLFLYVTVLTVIGYKSQTDPNKPVVDECGGVGILGIAWAFGGMIFILVYCTAGISGGHINPAVTLGLFLGRKVSLIRAIMYMVAQCLGAICGCGLVKAFQKSYYNRYGGGANELASGYNKGTGLGAEIIGTFVLVYTVFSATDPKRNARDSHVPVLAPLPIGFAVFMVHLATIPITGTGINPARSLGAAVIYNQEKAWDDQWIFWVGPFIGAAIAAFYHQYILRAGAIKALGSFRSSS, from the exons ATGGCCAAGGATGTCGAGGTGGCAGAGCCCGGCGAGTTCTCTGCCAAAGACTACCATGACCCACCCCCGGCACCGCTCATCGATGCCGAGGAGCTGACCCAGTGGTCCTTCTATAGGGCCCTCATAGCGGAGTTCATCGCCACCCTTTTGTTCCTTTACGTCACTGTCCTGACTGTGATTGGCTACAAGAGCCAGACCGACCCGAACAAGCCTGTGGTCGACGAGTGTGGTGGTGTTGGCATTCTCGGCATCGCATGGGCTTTCGGGGGCATGATCTTCATCCTTGTTTACTGCACCGCTGGCATCTCTG GAGGACACATCAACCCGGCCGTGACACTTGGGCTGTTCCTGGGACGCAAAGTATCGCTCATCAGGGCGATCATGTACATGGTGGCACAGTGCCTGGGTGCAATCTGTGGTTGTGGCCTCGTTAAGGCCTTCCAGAAGTCCTACTACAACAGGTACGGTGGCGGCGCCAACGAGCTAGCCTCAGGATATAACAAGGGAACCGGCCTCGGAGCTGAGATCATCGGCACCTTTGTCCTAGTCTACACCGTCTTCTCTGCCACCGACCCCAAGAGAAATGCGAGGGACTCCCATGTTCCC GTACTGGCACCACTTCCAATCGGGTTCGCGGTGTTCATGGTCCACTTGGCCACCATCCCGATCACTGGAACTGGCATCAACCCGGCTAGGAGTCTCGGAGCTGCAGTTATCTACAACcaggagaaagcttgggatgACCAG TGGATATTCTGGGTGGGGCCATTCATTGGAGCAGCCATAGCTGCATTCTATCATCAGTACATCCTCAGAGCAGGAGCCATTAAAGCCCTCGGCTCCTTCAGGAGCAGTTCCTAA